The following coding sequences lie in one Chelonia mydas isolate rCheMyd1 chromosome 6, rCheMyd1.pri.v2, whole genome shotgun sequence genomic window:
- the INF2 gene encoding inverted formin-2 isoform X4 produces the protein MMSVKKEGAQKKWAAVKEKLGPQETDQSEANLENAEPELCIRLLQMPSVVNYSGLKKRLESSDDTWMVQFLELSGLDLLLEALDRLSGRGVSRISDALLQLTCINCVRALMNSHKGIEYIVSNEGYIRKLSQALDTSNVMVKKQVFDLLAALCIYSLDGHALALDALDHYKTVKNQQYRFSVIMNELFATDNVPYMITLLSVINAVILGTEELRIRTQLRNEFIGLQLLDILTKLR, from the exons ATGATGTCTGTCAAGAAGGAAGGTGCCCAGAAGAAATGGGCTGCCGTAAAGGAGAAACTTGGGCCCCAAGAGACTGACCAGTCAGAGGCCAACCTGGAAAATGCAGAGCCAGAGCTATGCATTCGCCTCCTACAAATGCCCTCAGTAGTGAACTACTCTGGTCTCAAGAAGCGATTGGAGAGCAGTGATGACACCTGGATGGTCCAGTTCCTTGAGCTGAGTGGCCTAGATCTGCTCTTAGAGGCCCTGGACAGGCTGTCTGGAAGAGGAGTATCCAGGATTTCTGATGCCCTGCTTCAGCTCACCTGCATTAACTGTGTGCGAGCTCTCATGAACTCCCACAAGGGGATCGAATACATTGTCAGCAATGAAGGCTATATCAGGAAACTCTCTCAAG CACTGGACACATCTAATGTCATGGTCAAAAAACAGGTGTTTGACCTGCTCGCTGCACTCTGCATTTACTCCCTGGATGGGCATGCCCTGGCTTTGGATGCTCTGGACCATTATAAG ACGGTGAAGAACCAGCAGTACCGATTCAGTGTCATAATGAATGAGCTCTTCGCTACGGATAACGTGCCTTACATGATAACACTGCTAAGTGTTATTAATGCCGTGATCCTGGGGACTGAAGAACTAAGAATCAGGACGCAGCTCAGAAATGAGTTTATAG GTCTTCAGTTGTTGGATATTTTAACCAAGCTAAGGTAA
- the INF2 gene encoding inverted formin-2 isoform X2 — translation MMSVKKEGAQKKWAAVKEKLGPQETDQSEANLENAEPELCIRLLQMPSVVNYSGLKKRLESSDDTWMVQFLELSGLDLLLEALDRLSGRGVSRISDALLQLTCINCVRALMNSHKGIEYIVSNEGYIRKLSQALDTSNVMVKKQVFDLLAALCIYSLDGHALALDALDHYKTVKNQQYRFSVIMNELFATDNVPYMITLLSVINAVILGTEELRIRTQLRNEFIGLQLLDILTKLRDIEDEDLFIQCETFEESKAEDDEELLKICDGIDMNNHQEVFSCLFNKVSSSPVAIQLLSILQTLLHLEPSHQSNLLLWESLEILVNRAILLANDIQGNSIEEVLERLLSIKKCPNQQNLERKLSAERVSESTQTDTDLGESLSAAQSSATTAFPQVTAAPPPGPPGATENVSPSQLPACSTSPGQCIFPPSSALPPPPPPLPGTAAVPAPPPPPPLPGTAPVPAPPPPPPLPSTAPVPAPPPPPPLPSMAPVPAPPPPPPLPGLGGMPPPPPPLPGLGGMPPPSPPLPGLGGMPPPPPPLPGLGGMPPPPPPLPGLGGMPPPPPPLPGLGGMPPPPPPLPGPGGMPPPPPPLPGLGGMPPPPPLPGVGGMPPPPPLPGLGGMPPPPPPGGNVEEVVVAHVDCALGYARPFPKKVKTPTLRMKKLNWQKLPSNVVRESRSMWASVSSGSDEAIEPDYMSIEQLFCFPQTKPKEKAATPGKVEPKEITFLDSKKSLNLNIFLKQFKCSNKEVADMIQKGDRTKFDVEVLKQLLKLLPEKHEIENLKTFKEEEAKLASADQFYLLLLRVPSYQLRIECMLSYEETAVMLDMLQPKAEAIRKACEDLLTTHRLPVFCQLILKVGNFLNYGSHTGDADGFKISTLLKLTETKANQTRVTLLHHILEEVEKSHTDLLQLPKDLECVSKAAGINLEIIRAESSSNLKKLLELERKVLSSKDDVKAQYETPIQDSINASKKLEEEFEIIERKKEELANYLCEDANKLSLEDIFSTMKTFRDLFIRALKENKDRKEQAVKAEKRKKQLEEEDAKRQKGDNGKIIKKGAVKQDEVCVIDALLADIKKGFQLRKTAKNKSAPDTAPKASPAETLKEREPGKSVDASETAATKESASETKQKDGNQHTENTPASEAAATATATGRVVKETPASDEVLPKDRAGGSSPQQPCTDRSALPSTEVEGTHQPNNGVSIQQINGSCSFQKNMEYNSIVFAPSNPGTTIKFANSYSGNCTGLEEELNGSLSGDKNSESGPTQLEGGLVSNEQTSQPSDAVGNESKTRAELAPGSAKMTPTNESSSQHTELRGTEKENDDPAADSLLDTSQEKSFSEEPVTDSSCSATVPPAQALTDKEGQRGSGKRRKKKRHSKSQSEVDIDTGDNKTKNRCVIQ, via the exons ATGATGTCTGTCAAGAAGGAAGGTGCCCAGAAGAAATGGGCTGCCGTAAAGGAGAAACTTGGGCCCCAAGAGACTGACCAGTCAGAGGCCAACCTGGAAAATGCAGAGCCAGAGCTATGCATTCGCCTCCTACAAATGCCCTCAGTAGTGAACTACTCTGGTCTCAAGAAGCGATTGGAGAGCAGTGATGACACCTGGATGGTCCAGTTCCTTGAGCTGAGTGGCCTAGATCTGCTCTTAGAGGCCCTGGACAGGCTGTCTGGAAGAGGAGTATCCAGGATTTCTGATGCCCTGCTTCAGCTCACCTGCATTAACTGTGTGCGAGCTCTCATGAACTCCCACAAGGGGATCGAATACATTGTCAGCAATGAAGGCTATATCAGGAAACTCTCTCAAG CACTGGACACATCTAATGTCATGGTCAAAAAACAGGTGTTTGACCTGCTCGCTGCACTCTGCATTTACTCCCTGGATGGGCATGCCCTGGCTTTGGATGCTCTGGACCATTATAAG ACGGTGAAGAACCAGCAGTACCGATTCAGTGTCATAATGAATGAGCTCTTCGCTACGGATAACGTGCCTTACATGATAACACTGCTAAGTGTTATTAATGCCGTGATCCTGGGGACTGAAGAACTAAGAATCAGGACGCAGCTCAGAAATGAGTTTATAG GTCTTCAGTTGTTGGATATTTTAACCAAGCTAAG AGATATTGAGGACGAGGACCTGTTTATCCAATGTGAGACATTTGAGGAGTCCAAGGCCGAAGACGATGAGGAGTTGTTAAAGATATGCGATGGGATTGACATGAACAATCACCAAGAGGTCTTTTCGTGTCTTTTCAATAAA GTGAGCAGCTCTCCAGTCGCCATCCAACTGCTGTCCATTCTCCAGACCCTTTTGCATTTGGAACCTTCTCATCAGTCCAACCTGTTGTTGTGGGaatctttggaaatcttagtgaACAGAGCCATTTTGCTTGCAAATGACA TCCAAGGGAACAGCATTGAAGAAGTCCTGGAGAGACTGTTATCCATAAAGAAGTGCCCAAACCAACAAAACTTAGAGCGAAAGCTATCAGCTGAGAGAGTGAGCGAAAGCACTCAGACTGACACAGATTTAGGGGAGTCCCTGAGTGCAGCTCAGAGCTCCGCTACGACAGCCTTCCCTCAGGTGACAGCAGCACCTCCACCGGGGCCACCAGGAGCCACAGAGAACGTCTCACCCTCCCAGCTACCAGCCTGCTCCACTTCACCAGGGCAGTGCATATTCCCGCCTAGttctgctcttcctcctccccccccaccactgcccggCACGGCAGCTgtgccagcccctcctcccccaccaccactgcccGGCACGGCACCTgtgccagctcctcctcccccaccaccactgcccAGCACGGCACCTgtgccagcccctcctcccccgccaccaCTGCCCAGCATGGCACCCgtgccagcccctcctcccccaccaccactgcctGGTCTGGGAGGcatgcctccgcctcctcccccactgcccggCCTGGGAGGCATGCCTCCGCCTTCTCCCCCACTGCCCGGCCTGGGAGGcatgcctccgcctcctcccccactgcccggCCTGGGAGGcatgcctccgcctcctcccccactgcccggCCTGGGAGGcatgccacctcctcctcccccactgcccggCCTGGGAGGcatgcctccgcctcctcccccactgcccggCCCGGGAGGcatgcctccgcctcctcccccactgcccggCCTGGGAGGcatgccacctcctcccccactgcccggCGTGGGAGGcatgccacctcctcccccactgcccggCCTGGGAGGcatgccacctcctcccccgccagGAGGCAACGTGGAAGAAGTAGTGGTTGCCCACGTTGACTGTGCTTTGGGCTACGCCAGGCCTTTCCCCAAGAAGGTGAAGACTCCGACCCTGAGAATGAAGAAACTCAACTGGCAGAAGCTGCCCTCCAATGTGGTGCGAG AAAGTCGCTCCATGTGGGCGTCAGTGAGCAGCGGCAGCGATGAAGCTATAGAGCCAGATTACATGAGCATTGAGCAGCTTTTTTGTTTTCCGCAAACAAAGCCGAAGGAGAAAGCAGCTACCCCAGGGAAGGTGGAACCAAAGGAG ATCACATTCTTAGACTCCAAGAAGAGTCTCAATCTGAACATATTTTTGAAGCAATTTAAATG CTCAAACAAAGAGGTAGCTGACATGATTCAAAAAGGGGACAGGACCAAGTTTGACGTGGAGGTTCTGAAGCAGTTACTGAAGCTGTTACCCGAAAAACATGAG aTAGAAAACCTGAAAACCTTCAAGGAAGAAGAAGCCAAGTTAGCAAGTGCAGATCAATTTTATCTTCTCCTGCTCAGGGTTCCCAG CTACCAGCTGCGGATTGAGTGTATGCTGTCATATGAAGAGACCGCTGTCATGCTAGATATGCTACAGCCAAAAGCAGAAGCAATCAGGAAAGCCTGTGAAG ATCTTCTAACGACCCATCGCCTGCCAGTTTTCTGTCAACTGATTCTCAAAGTTGGAAACTTTCTTAACTAT GGAAGTCACACTGGAGATGCTGATGGCTTTAAAATTAGCACTTTACTCAAACTAACTGAAACCAAAGCAAACCAAACCCGTGTTACTCTTCTCCACCATATTCTGGAG GAAGTAGAGAAAAGTCACACAGACCTCCTGCAGCTTCCCAAGGACCTTGAATGTGTCTCAAAGGCAGCCGG AATTAACCTTGAAATCATACGTGCGGAGTCCAGTTCCAATTTAAAGAAGCTGCTAGAACTTGAGCGAAAGGTTTTGTCATCGAAAGACGACGTGAAAGCCCAGTATGAGACGCCCATCCAG GACAGCATAAATGCATCAAAGAAGTTGGAGGAGGAGTTTGAAATCAttgaaaggaagaaggaggaactTGCAAATTATCTCTGTGAAGATGCAAACAAGCTGTCATTAGAAGATATATTTAGCACCATGAAAACCTTCAGGGATCTCTTCATCAGAGCACTAAAG GAAAACAAGGACAGGAAGGAACAAGCTGTAAAggcagaaaaaaggaagaaacagtTGGAAGAGGAAGACGCTAAGAGACAAAAGGGAGACAACGGGAAGATCA TTAAGAAAGGGGCCGTGAAGCAGGACGAGGTGTGTGTTATTGATGCCCTGCTGGCCGACATAAAGAAAGGTTTCCAGTTGCGGAAAACGGCTAAAAACAAGAGTGCGCCGGACACTGCTCCTAAAGCCTCACCTGCCGAAACGCTGAAGGAGAGAGAGCCTG GAAAGAGTGTTGATGCGTCAGAAACAGCAGCAACGAAGGAAAGTGCCTCTGAGACCAAGCAAAAGGATGGCAATCAGCACACAGAAAACACTCCGGCCTCAGAAGCTGCTGCCACTGCGACGGCTACTGGTAGAGTTGTCAAAGAGACACCAGCTTCCGACGAAGTGCTTCCTAAAGACAGAGCTGGAGGAAGTTCGCCACAACAGCCCTGTACTGACAGGAGCGCCTTACCTTCAACTGAAGTTGAGGGAACCCATCAGCCCAACAATGGAGTGAGTATTCAGCAGATCAACGGCTCGTGTAGCTTTCAAAAGAACATGGAATACAACTCCATTGTGTTCGCGCCATCGAACCCCGGAACAACTATAAAGTTTGCAAACAGCTATTCAGGCAACTGTACTGGTTTAGAAGAGGAATTGAACGGATCCCTCTCAGGAGACAAAAACAGTGAATCCGGACCCACTCAGTTAGAAGGAGGCCTGGTGTCTAATGAACAAACGTCACAACCAAGTGATGCAGTTGGGAACGAGTCTAAAACCAGAGCTGAACTAGCACCTGGCAGTGCTAAAATGACTCCAACCAATGAGTCGAGTTCTCAGCATACAGAGTTAAgggggacagagaaagaaaatgacGACCCGGCCGCAGACTCCTTGCTGGACACCTCGCAGGAGAAATCCTTCTCAGAAGAGCCAGTGACTGATTCTTCTTGCTCCGCAACAGTCCCTCCGGCGCAAGCACTTACTGACAAGGAAGGGCAAAGAGGGTCTGGGAAACGGAGAAAGAAGAAACGACACAGCAAAAGCCAGTCAG aGGTTGACATTGATACTGGAGATAATAAAACCAAAAATCGTTGTGTGATACAGTGA
- the INF2 gene encoding inverted formin-2 isoform X1, with amino-acid sequence MMSVKKEGAQKKWAAVKEKLGPQETDQSEANLENAEPELCIRLLQMPSVVNYSGLKKRLESSDDTWMVQFLELSGLDLLLEALDRLSGRGVSRISDALLQLTCINCVRALMNSHKGIEYIVSNEGYIRKLSQALDTSNVMVKKQVFDLLAALCIYSLDGHALALDALDHYKTVKNQQYRFSVIMNELFATDNVPYMITLLSVINAVILGTEELRIRTQLRNEFIGLQLLDILTKLRDIEDEDLFIQCETFEESKAEDDEELLKICDGIDMNNHQEVFSCLFNKVSSSPVAIQLLSILQTLLHLEPSHQSNLLLWESLEILVNRAILLANDIQGNSIEEVLERLLSIKKCPNQQNLERKLSAERVSESTQTDTDLGESLSAAQSSATTAFPQVTAAPPPGPPGATENVSPSQLPACSTSPGQCIFPPSSALPPPPPPLPGTAAVPAPPPPPPLPGTAPVPAPPPPPPLPSTAPVPAPPPPPPLPSMAPVPAPPPPPPLPGLGGMPPPPPPLPGLGGMPPPSPPLPGLGGMPPPPPPLPGLGGMPPPPPPLPGLGGMPPPPPPLPGLGGMPPPPPPLPGPGGMPPPPPPLPGLGGMPPPPPLPGVGGMPPPPPLPGLGGMPPPPPPGGNVEEVVVAHVDCALGYARPFPKKVKTPTLRMKKLNWQKLPSNVVRESRSMWASVSSGSDEAIEPDYMSIEQLFCFPQTKPKEKAATPGKVEPKEITFLDSKKSLNLNIFLKQFKCSNKEVADMIQKGDRTKFDVEVLKQLLKLLPEKHEIENLKTFKEEEAKLASADQFYLLLLRVPSYQLRIECMLSYEETAVMLDMLQPKAEAIRKACEDLLTTHRLPVFCQLILKVGNFLNYGSHTGDADGFKISTLLKLTETKANQTRVTLLHHILEEVEKSHTDLLQLPKDLECVSKAAGINLEIIRAESSSNLKKLLELERKVLSSKDDVKAQYETPIQDSINASKKLEEEFEIIERKKEELANYLCEDANKLSLEDIFSTMKTFRDLFIRALKENKDRKEQAVKAEKRKKQLEEEDAKRQKGDNGKIIKKGAVKQDEVCVIDALLADIKKGFQLRKTAKNKSAPDTAPKASPAETLKEREPGKSVDASETAATKESASETKQKDGNQHTENTPASEAAATATATGRVVKETPASDEVLPKDRAGGSSPQQPCTDRSALPSTEVEGTHQPNNGVSIQQINGSCSFQKNMEYNSIVFAPSNPGTTIKFANSYSGNCTGLEEELNGSLSGDKNSESGPTQLEGGLVSNEQTSQPSDAVGNESKTRAELAPGSAKMTPTNESSSQHTELRGTEKENDDPAADSLLDTSQEKSFSEEPVTDSSCSATVPPAQALTDKEGQRGSGKRRKKKRHSKSQSAEVDIDTGDNKTKNRCVIQ; translated from the exons ATGATGTCTGTCAAGAAGGAAGGTGCCCAGAAGAAATGGGCTGCCGTAAAGGAGAAACTTGGGCCCCAAGAGACTGACCAGTCAGAGGCCAACCTGGAAAATGCAGAGCCAGAGCTATGCATTCGCCTCCTACAAATGCCCTCAGTAGTGAACTACTCTGGTCTCAAGAAGCGATTGGAGAGCAGTGATGACACCTGGATGGTCCAGTTCCTTGAGCTGAGTGGCCTAGATCTGCTCTTAGAGGCCCTGGACAGGCTGTCTGGAAGAGGAGTATCCAGGATTTCTGATGCCCTGCTTCAGCTCACCTGCATTAACTGTGTGCGAGCTCTCATGAACTCCCACAAGGGGATCGAATACATTGTCAGCAATGAAGGCTATATCAGGAAACTCTCTCAAG CACTGGACACATCTAATGTCATGGTCAAAAAACAGGTGTTTGACCTGCTCGCTGCACTCTGCATTTACTCCCTGGATGGGCATGCCCTGGCTTTGGATGCTCTGGACCATTATAAG ACGGTGAAGAACCAGCAGTACCGATTCAGTGTCATAATGAATGAGCTCTTCGCTACGGATAACGTGCCTTACATGATAACACTGCTAAGTGTTATTAATGCCGTGATCCTGGGGACTGAAGAACTAAGAATCAGGACGCAGCTCAGAAATGAGTTTATAG GTCTTCAGTTGTTGGATATTTTAACCAAGCTAAG AGATATTGAGGACGAGGACCTGTTTATCCAATGTGAGACATTTGAGGAGTCCAAGGCCGAAGACGATGAGGAGTTGTTAAAGATATGCGATGGGATTGACATGAACAATCACCAAGAGGTCTTTTCGTGTCTTTTCAATAAA GTGAGCAGCTCTCCAGTCGCCATCCAACTGCTGTCCATTCTCCAGACCCTTTTGCATTTGGAACCTTCTCATCAGTCCAACCTGTTGTTGTGGGaatctttggaaatcttagtgaACAGAGCCATTTTGCTTGCAAATGACA TCCAAGGGAACAGCATTGAAGAAGTCCTGGAGAGACTGTTATCCATAAAGAAGTGCCCAAACCAACAAAACTTAGAGCGAAAGCTATCAGCTGAGAGAGTGAGCGAAAGCACTCAGACTGACACAGATTTAGGGGAGTCCCTGAGTGCAGCTCAGAGCTCCGCTACGACAGCCTTCCCTCAGGTGACAGCAGCACCTCCACCGGGGCCACCAGGAGCCACAGAGAACGTCTCACCCTCCCAGCTACCAGCCTGCTCCACTTCACCAGGGCAGTGCATATTCCCGCCTAGttctgctcttcctcctccccccccaccactgcccggCACGGCAGCTgtgccagcccctcctcccccaccaccactgcccGGCACGGCACCTgtgccagctcctcctcccccaccaccactgcccAGCACGGCACCTgtgccagcccctcctcccccgccaccaCTGCCCAGCATGGCACCCgtgccagcccctcctcccccaccaccactgcctGGTCTGGGAGGcatgcctccgcctcctcccccactgcccggCCTGGGAGGCATGCCTCCGCCTTCTCCCCCACTGCCCGGCCTGGGAGGcatgcctccgcctcctcccccactgcccggCCTGGGAGGcatgcctccgcctcctcccccactgcccggCCTGGGAGGcatgccacctcctcctcccccactgcccggCCTGGGAGGcatgcctccgcctcctcccccactgcccggCCCGGGAGGcatgcctccgcctcctcccccactgcccggCCTGGGAGGcatgccacctcctcccccactgcccggCGTGGGAGGcatgccacctcctcccccactgcccggCCTGGGAGGcatgccacctcctcccccgccagGAGGCAACGTGGAAGAAGTAGTGGTTGCCCACGTTGACTGTGCTTTGGGCTACGCCAGGCCTTTCCCCAAGAAGGTGAAGACTCCGACCCTGAGAATGAAGAAACTCAACTGGCAGAAGCTGCCCTCCAATGTGGTGCGAG AAAGTCGCTCCATGTGGGCGTCAGTGAGCAGCGGCAGCGATGAAGCTATAGAGCCAGATTACATGAGCATTGAGCAGCTTTTTTGTTTTCCGCAAACAAAGCCGAAGGAGAAAGCAGCTACCCCAGGGAAGGTGGAACCAAAGGAG ATCACATTCTTAGACTCCAAGAAGAGTCTCAATCTGAACATATTTTTGAAGCAATTTAAATG CTCAAACAAAGAGGTAGCTGACATGATTCAAAAAGGGGACAGGACCAAGTTTGACGTGGAGGTTCTGAAGCAGTTACTGAAGCTGTTACCCGAAAAACATGAG aTAGAAAACCTGAAAACCTTCAAGGAAGAAGAAGCCAAGTTAGCAAGTGCAGATCAATTTTATCTTCTCCTGCTCAGGGTTCCCAG CTACCAGCTGCGGATTGAGTGTATGCTGTCATATGAAGAGACCGCTGTCATGCTAGATATGCTACAGCCAAAAGCAGAAGCAATCAGGAAAGCCTGTGAAG ATCTTCTAACGACCCATCGCCTGCCAGTTTTCTGTCAACTGATTCTCAAAGTTGGAAACTTTCTTAACTAT GGAAGTCACACTGGAGATGCTGATGGCTTTAAAATTAGCACTTTACTCAAACTAACTGAAACCAAAGCAAACCAAACCCGTGTTACTCTTCTCCACCATATTCTGGAG GAAGTAGAGAAAAGTCACACAGACCTCCTGCAGCTTCCCAAGGACCTTGAATGTGTCTCAAAGGCAGCCGG AATTAACCTTGAAATCATACGTGCGGAGTCCAGTTCCAATTTAAAGAAGCTGCTAGAACTTGAGCGAAAGGTTTTGTCATCGAAAGACGACGTGAAAGCCCAGTATGAGACGCCCATCCAG GACAGCATAAATGCATCAAAGAAGTTGGAGGAGGAGTTTGAAATCAttgaaaggaagaaggaggaactTGCAAATTATCTCTGTGAAGATGCAAACAAGCTGTCATTAGAAGATATATTTAGCACCATGAAAACCTTCAGGGATCTCTTCATCAGAGCACTAAAG GAAAACAAGGACAGGAAGGAACAAGCTGTAAAggcagaaaaaaggaagaaacagtTGGAAGAGGAAGACGCTAAGAGACAAAAGGGAGACAACGGGAAGATCA TTAAGAAAGGGGCCGTGAAGCAGGACGAGGTGTGTGTTATTGATGCCCTGCTGGCCGACATAAAGAAAGGTTTCCAGTTGCGGAAAACGGCTAAAAACAAGAGTGCGCCGGACACTGCTCCTAAAGCCTCACCTGCCGAAACGCTGAAGGAGAGAGAGCCTG GAAAGAGTGTTGATGCGTCAGAAACAGCAGCAACGAAGGAAAGTGCCTCTGAGACCAAGCAAAAGGATGGCAATCAGCACACAGAAAACACTCCGGCCTCAGAAGCTGCTGCCACTGCGACGGCTACTGGTAGAGTTGTCAAAGAGACACCAGCTTCCGACGAAGTGCTTCCTAAAGACAGAGCTGGAGGAAGTTCGCCACAACAGCCCTGTACTGACAGGAGCGCCTTACCTTCAACTGAAGTTGAGGGAACCCATCAGCCCAACAATGGAGTGAGTATTCAGCAGATCAACGGCTCGTGTAGCTTTCAAAAGAACATGGAATACAACTCCATTGTGTTCGCGCCATCGAACCCCGGAACAACTATAAAGTTTGCAAACAGCTATTCAGGCAACTGTACTGGTTTAGAAGAGGAATTGAACGGATCCCTCTCAGGAGACAAAAACAGTGAATCCGGACCCACTCAGTTAGAAGGAGGCCTGGTGTCTAATGAACAAACGTCACAACCAAGTGATGCAGTTGGGAACGAGTCTAAAACCAGAGCTGAACTAGCACCTGGCAGTGCTAAAATGACTCCAACCAATGAGTCGAGTTCTCAGCATACAGAGTTAAgggggacagagaaagaaaatgacGACCCGGCCGCAGACTCCTTGCTGGACACCTCGCAGGAGAAATCCTTCTCAGAAGAGCCAGTGACTGATTCTTCTTGCTCCGCAACAGTCCCTCCGGCGCAAGCACTTACTGACAAGGAAGGGCAAAGAGGGTCTGGGAAACGGAGAAAGAAGAAACGACACAGCAAAAGCCAGTCAG cagaGGTTGACATTGATACTGGAGATAATAAAACCAAAAATCGTTGTGTGATACAGTGA